The nucleotide sequence CGCGCCGAGATCCTGGAGCCGAACGCGATGACGCTCGCCACGGTGGACGCGGATGGGCGTCCTTCGGCGCGCATCGTCCTGCTCAAGGACGTCACCGCGCGGGGGTTCGTCTTCTTCACCGACTATCGCTCGCACAAGGGGCAGGCGCTGGCAGCCCATCCCGTCGCGGCGCTCTGCTTCTTCTGGAAGGAGATCGAGCGGCAGGTGCGGGTGAGCGGGACGGTGGAGCGCATCTCGCGCGAGGAGTCGGCGGCGTACTACGACAGTCGCCCGCTGGGGAGCCGGATCGGCGCGTGGGCCTCGGTGCAGAGCGCGGTGATTCCCGGGCGCGAGTGGCTCGAGGAGGCGGTGGCGCGCGTCGCCGACACGTATGCGTCGGGCGACGTCCCGCTGCCGCCTCACTGGGGCGGGTATCGCGTGACCCCGGACGAGCTCGAGTTCTGGCAGGGGCGCGAGAGCCGCCTGCACGACCGGTTGCGCTATCGTCGCGCGGACGGGGGGTGGAGCCTGGAGCGGCTGTCGCCCTGACGCCTGCGTCACGCGCGCAGAGCTCGCGTGCGAACCACGCGCGCCGACCACGCGCGCCGAGCCTTCACGTTCACCACGCGCGCTCGGCGGCCTCGAGCTCCTCGCGCAGCTTGACGTAGCTCTCGTAGCGCGAGGGGGAGACGCGTCCGCCCTCGAGCGCCTCGCGCACGCCGCAGTGGGGCTCGGCCACGTGACGGCAGTCGGCGAAGCGGCACTCGGCGAGGGACGGGACAAACTCCGGGAAGCATTGCGCGAGCGCGCCGGATGGCAGGCCCCAGAGTCCGACCTCGCGCAGTCCCGGGGTGTCGACCACGTAGCCGCCATCGGGGAGCGGGTGCATGCGCGCGCCGACGGTGGTGTGGCGCCCCTTGTTGACCGACTCGCTGATGGCCCCCACGCGCAGGTCGAGCCCCGGGTAGAGGGCGTTGAGCAGCGATGACTTGCCCACGCCCGACGGGCCGCTGAGCACCGACACCCGTCCCCGCAGGGCATCGTGCAGGGCGTCCATCCCCTCGCCGCTCACCGTGCTGGTGAGGTGGAGGGGGTAGCCGAGCGCGGCGTAGGGGGCGAATCGCGCCGCCGCCTGGCCGGGGGCGGCGAGGTCCACCTTGTTGACCACGATGCGGGCCGCGATCCCGTTGGCCTCGGCGATCACGAGGAAGCGGTCGAGCATCTTGTCGTTAGGCTCGGGCTTCACCGCCGCGAAGACCACGACGACCTGGTCCACGTTGGCGACGACCACGCGCTCGCCGCGTCCCCCGCCCGGGGCCCGGCGCGCCAGTTGCGAGCGCCGGGGGAGGATGCCGCCGATCGCCCAGGCGCCGGTGACGTCGTCATGGTCGAGCGTCACCTCGTCGCCGACGGCGAGCTTGAGGTGGGCGGCGTGCTTCACGCGCCCGCGCAGCGCGGCGATGCATGTCGTCCCTTCTCCGAGGCGGACTTGCCACTGCCCACCCGTCCCCTGCAACACCACCCCGCGCATCTCCCCCTCGCTCACCCGTCCTCCCGCATCACGTCCCACCAGCGCCGCTGGTTCGTCCCGCCGGCGGCGTCGGCCAACCGGGCTTCGAGCACCGCGCGCACGTCGGCCAGGGGCCAGCGGCCCAGGGCGTCGATCGCCTCGTCGGGGGTTCCGCCCCACGCCAGGAAGTCGCTCTCGAGGTGTCCCTCGACGCCCTGCGCCCCCACGCGCCGCCACCGCAGGAAGAGGAAGTAGGCGCCGAACGGACGCCCCGCCTCCCCGGTGGCATCGGCCTCGATGGCCACGGAGTACGACATGCCGTCGGACCCCTCGAAGGCGGCAGGGCGGGCGTGGACGCGCAGGTAGCCGCCGATGGTGTTGGCATCGCCTTGCGAGTGGTCGGGGGGGAGCCACTGGCCTGCCATCGCTACCGTCGCGCCGCCAGGCGCTCCTTGATGATGTTGCCGGTCATGAACGCGACGTTGGCGGGGCGTTCGGCCAACCGCCGCATCAGGTACGGATACCACTGCGTGCCGTAGGGGACGTACACACGCATGCGGTAGCCCTCGCGCACGAGGCGGTCCTGGAGGTCGCGGCGCACGCCGTAGAGCATCTGGAACTCGAAGCGGTCGGGGGCGATGTCCTGCTCCTTCGCAAAGCGCTTGGCTTCCTCGATGATCGCCTCGTCATGCGTGGCGAGCCCCGGGTACTTCCCTTCCGACATGAGGCGCTTCATGCCGGCCACGTAGCTGGCGTCGACGTCGCGCTTGTCGGGGAAGGCCACCGTCGCCGGCTCCTTGTAGGCACCCTTGCAGAGGCGCACCCGGCACTGCAGGTCGATGGCGCCGGAGATGTCGGCGGCCGTGCGCCGCAGGTAGCTCTGCAGGACGATCCCCACCTCGGCGGGGAAGTGCGGGTAGAGCCGTTCCCTGAACAGCTGCAACGTGCGTTCCGTGTAGTCGCTGCTCTCCATGTCGAGCCGCACGAACGAGCCGTGGTGCCGCGCCCGCTCGAGGACGCGGGAGATGTTCTCGATGCACAGCGCGTCGGAGATGTCCTGGCCCATCGCCGTGAGCTTGCACGAGACGTTGGCGTCCAGCCCCTCGGCGGCGATGCGGTCGAGGAGCTCCACGTAGTGGTCGGCGGTGGCGCGCGCCTCGGTCGCGGAGGTGACGCTCTCCCCGAGGAGGTCGAGCGTGGCCGTGATCCCCCTGGCGTTCAGGGCGCGCACCGCGGCCACGGCGTCGTCGATGGTCTCGCCGGCCACGAAGCGATTGGCGAACCGGCGCGCGAGCCGGTTGTTCCGCACGAAGCGGAAGATCCCTTGCCGATGCGAGAGGAAGAGGAAGGTCTGACGAAGCATTACCAGGGTGAACGTCCCCGTTGGGAGCGCGGTGCCCGCCGGGGGTGAGAGGGGCGTGGAACCGACACGCCGGCCGCGCGACGCGCGAAATATACGTGGCGTCGCAGGCGGAGGCGCCTTGCGCCTGCGGGGCTCGGCGGCACCGCCGCCGTCATCGCACGATGACCAGCCCCACGTCGCCGGTGAACTCGTCCTTCACGCGTGCCAGGTTCACCGGGACGTCGAGCTCCTCGCGATTGAGGCGGAGGTTGACGCGATGGATGCCCGGCGTGACGTGGTAATAGCCGCGCCATACGCCGTCCGGCTGGCGGATGAGGGGGACCGGAACCCACTCGGTGAAGTCGGCCAGGAGCTCGACGCGCTGGATCCCCGGCGCCCAGACGCGGATCTCGCGCAGCGAGAGCGAGTCGAGCGAGGGGCCGATGACGAGCGCGAGGCGCTCGGTGATCGGGAGCGCGGGGCGCTCGGGCGGCGGGGGAAGGACGGGGCGGCGCGCGGCGCGGCGCAGCGCGGGGAACTTCCCGTTCGGGAGGCGCAGGGCGATGGCGGCATAGCGCGCGCCAGGGAGCCCCTGGATGAGGTCGACCGGGTACTTCCCCACGCTGGCGGTGGCGAGCGTCCCGGCGAGCAGGGGCCAGGTGGCCGTGAACGAGCCCCAGGCCACGGTGCCGCGCAGCGCCTCGCCCACCCGCACACCTAACGAGGCATCGTAGGTCACGCGCCCGCGCGTCCACGAGACGGCCGCCTCGTTGTCGCCGAGCACGTCGCCGTACTGCAGCTGCATGGGGGTCGTGGTGAAGGAGACCACGGCCTGGCCGACGCGGGCCCACCCGCCGGCGTCCCCCAGCACGGTGGTGCGCCAGGCGTAGCCGTCGAAGGTGCGGGTCACGGCGGCGCCACCGCGGACGGCATACTGGTCGTGCTGCAGGTGCAACCGGGCCTGCCCCAGGAGCTGCAACGTGGGCATGAAGCCGTGCTGGGCGGTGCTGGTGGTGTTGAACGACAGCTCGCCGCGGACCGAGCGGAACCAGGGGCGCAGCAGGCCGCTGGTGGGGATGGCGGCGGAAAATCGCGAACCGGTGAGCCCCCCCTGCATGGACCAGCGCCCATCATTGAACAGCGAGACGAGCCCGGTGGCGAACAGCGCCCCGGCCGGGCGCTCGACGGCGACGGTCTCGGTGAGCGTGAGCGCCCCCAACGTGAGCCCGTTGTCGTAGGCGACGGTGGCGAACCCCACGTCGCGCGTGCGCACCGGCGCCTGCGCACCGAGCGGCGGGACAGCGAGGACGAACAGGCACCAAAGCAGTCGCGCGGCGGGGCAGGGCGCCCGCGGCGCGGCCGGCGCTTCCGCAGCTCCAGAGGCCGTGCTGGCCCCCTGCACCGCCCCGACGGCGGTCGGATTGAGCGCTGGATCGGCCACGCGAGTCGTACCGCGAACCGAAGGTAACGCACTCCCCGGAGCCCCGCCATCGGCGCTGGTCGCGCTGCTGGCAATCTGCTGCACGAGGCCGTGCCCCCGCAGCGACGCCGCCGTGGCCGCCGCCACACCACCGGAGATGTCGCGCTCGACATCCTGCCGGAACTTGGCGAACTGATCCTCGGTCGCCGACGCCAGCACCAGGTCGACGATGACCGGCGAGATGGTGTCGGCCGGGACGCCACGGTTGACGAGGTAGTTCATGACGTCGAGTGCCATGGCGTAGCGCACGCCGCTCCGGGCCGAGCGCAGGCGCTCGAGCTCGCGAACCTGCACGCCGTTGCGCAGCGCGTGGGCTCCCGCGACCACTTCGGCGTCGGGCGACCCCGGCCCCAGCGCCTGACGAGCGCGCCGGAGGTCGTCCGCCCACCCGCGCACCACCGAGATGATGACGGAGCCACTGGCCCGCTTGCTCGCCCCTTCGAGCGCCTTGTCGACCAGCGTCTCGGTGGGAACGCCGGCCTTGCGGGCGCTCGCGATGATGGCGTCGACGGCCTCGCGCGTCTCCCGATCGAGGCGCGCCGTCAGGCGCGGATCACCGCCGGCCTGCGCGTTGAAGGCGCTGAGCGTCAGGACGCTGGTGATGGCCAGCGCGAACCGAGGGAATCTCCGCATGGTCAGTTCCGGCGCTCGACGGTGATGACCGAATTGGCCGAGCCGAATTCGCTCGACGTCTGCGGACGCGTGGGATCGGTGATGCGCAGCTTGCCGTCGACCTCGAACTGGTACTCGTAGCGTCCCGGCGTAAGCGGGACGGTGACCGACCAGGCGCCGTCGGGAGAGACGCGCTCCATCTTGAAGCGCGACGCATCCCAATCGTTGAAGTCGCCCACGACCGACACCGACGCCGCGCTCGGGGCGACGAGGATGAACTGCTGGGCGACGGGGGCGTTCTCGTCGACGGCGACATCGGCAACCGGGACCAGGGCGGGCAGGCGGCCGCGGTCAGCGACCGCCGCACGCGAGCCCGCGCCAGGCTCGACGAGGTTCATCGCGACCACGCCGACGAGCGCCGCCGCCGCCGCGAGCCCCGCCACCTGCGAGACGGAGAACGAGACGGTGCGGCGGTACCACGGGCGCGCGGTGGCGCGATGCACCCCGATGGGAATCACCGCCGGCTCGATGGCCGCCATGACGCGCGCATCGAAACGCGCATCGAGCGCCACCGGGTGCTTCAACTCCCGGGCGATCTCGGCAATGAAGGGGTCGAACTCGTCGTCGTGAACCATCACCGTTGCACCTCTTGCAGGAGCGCCCGCAGGCGCTCGCACGCTCGCTTGACCCGCATCTTGAGGGCGGAAACGCCCACACCGGTGAGCTCCGCCATCTCGTCGTATCCCAGCTCTTCCACGTGCTTCAGGAGGAAGGCCTCGCGCTGGTCCTCCTCGAGCATCAGCAGCGCGCGCTGGATCTCCTCACGCCACGCCGACCGATCCTCCGGGTGCTCCTCGGAGGCATCGAGGAGTGCGACGTCATCACGGATGAACGTCTTCTCCCGCCGCCCCCGCCGAGCCCCCGCCGTCCGACACCGATTCGCCAGGATGCGAAAGAGCCACGAGCCGAACCGCGCCGGGTCATCGCACTTGGCCAACGACCGATAAGCCCGGAGAAAGGCATCCTGCAGCGCCTCCTCCGCGTCCTCCCGGTTGCCGAGCATGCGCGTGGCGAACCGCGCGAACTGCGCCCGGTAGCGTCCGACGAGGATGGCATAGGCGGCGGTATCACCCGCCAGCACCTGTGCCACGACCTCGGCGTCGCCGTCGTTCTCTAGTGGTAGACCCTGCGAAATCGCCATTCGTCAATTTCAGGAAATACGCCGCCGGACACAGCCGTGCAAGCCATTGTAACGTAATGACTTAACGTCATACACCGGCAGGACTTTCTCAAGCGCATCGCCGAGGAATCGCCCCGGGCCGCACCCCTCGCGATCCCGGGCGCGGCCACACACAGAAGACAATCTGGCGCCCTCGAACCCTGAGGTCGAGGGCGCCGCCGCGAGGTGACGGACGTCGTTAGGCGAACGTGCGCCGCATCACAGCCCGCCCGGCCCGTGCGCATGGAAGCGCCCCCCGCGCCGCGCCACCTGCACCAGGAGCTCGGCCGGCGCGAAGCGCCCACTAAAGCGGGAATTCAGCTCTTCCAGCTGGTCGACGACCCAGCCGGCCCCGACCGCATCGACGTAGCGGAACGGCCCGCCACGGAAGGGCGGGAAGCCGATCCCGAACACGGCGCCGATGTCGCCGTCACGGGGCGACGCGATGATCCCGTCCTCGAGGCAGCGCACCGCCTCGTTCACCATCCCCAGGACACAGCGCTGCTGGATCTCCTCCGCCGCGACGGCGATGCGCTGCGATCCACCGGGAGTGAAGGCGTACACCGTCGCGTCCACACCCCCCTTCTTCCCCTTGTCGTCGTAGCGGTAGAAGCCCTGTCGCCCCTTCCGTCCCAGGCGCCCGGACTCGACGACCGCGCGCAGCGTCGCCGAGGGGGCGAGCCGCTCGCCGAACGCCTCGAGGAAGATCGCCCCGGACTTGCCCGCGATGTCGAGCCCCACCTCGTCGAGGAGGGTGATGGGGCCCACCGGGAAGCCGAAGTCGAGGAGCGCCGCGTCGACGGCGTCGATCGCCGCGCCGCCGTCAATCAGCCGTCCCGCTTCGTTGAGGTAGGGGGCGAGGATGCGATTGACGTAGAATCCCGGCGCATCCTGCACGACGATCACCGTCTTCCCCAGCTTCTTCCCGTACGCCACGGCGCTCGCCGCCACCTCGCGCGACGTCCGCGCATGCACGATGACCTCCAGGAGGGGCATCTTGTGCACGGGGGAGAAGAAGTGCATCCCGAGCACCCGCTCGGGGCGCGACGACGCCTGGGCGATGCGCGTGATGGGAATCGTGCTGGTGTTGGAGGCGATGATGGCGTGTGGCGGGACGACGGCCTCGACCTCGCGGACCACCGCCTGCTTCACCTGCAGGTCCTCGAAGACGGCCTCGATGACGAGGTCGACGTTGCCGAAACCGGAGTAGTCCACGGTCCCTCCCGCCAGGAGCAACTGGTCGGCCATCTGCTGGCGGGTGAGGCGCCGCTTCGCGACGCCCTCCTCGAGGACGGCGCGAATGGCGCCCAGTCCCTTGCCCACGCGGGCCAGGTCGGCGTCCTTGAGCCGCACGAGCGTCCCCTGCTGGACGGCGACCGAGGCGATGCCCGCCCCCATGAAGCCCGCCCCGAGGATGCCCAGCTTCCGCACGGCGGCCGTCGACACGGGGGGGTCGCCGACGCCGCTGTCCTTCTTGAGGGCCGTGGTGGCGAAGAAGATCCCGATCAACTCGCGGGCCACCGGGGTCATCGCCATCTCGCCGAAGAGCCGCGCCTCCTCGCGATACCCCTTCTCGGCGTCCTGGAAGCCGGCCGCGATCGCCTCCAGGGCCGCCAGCGGCGCCGGGTAGTTTCCGCGCGTCCGCGCGAGCGTCATCTCGCGCGCCTTGCGCATCACGAAGGCGCGGCCGAGCGGGTTCGCGTCGAGCAGGAGCGTGCTGGCATCGCGCCGTCGCGCGTCGGGGTTGCGGTCGCGGACGCCATCGGCGATCTCGCGCGCGCGCTGCGCCGCGACCTGGCGCAGGATGGCGGGGTGCACCACCTCGTGCACGAGGCCGATCTGTGCCGCCTTGCGCGCGCGGACGTTCTTCCCGGTGAGGATCATGTCCAGCGCCGCCTGCAGTCCCACGGTGCGCGGCAGGCGCTGCGTCCCGCCGGCGCCGGGAAAGATCCCCAGTTGCACCTCGGGGAGGGCGAGGACGGTCCTGGGGTGGTCGGTGGCGATGCGGTACGCGCAGGCGAGCGCCGCCTCGACCCCGCCCCCCATGCACGCCCCGTGGATCGCCGCCACGACGGGGACGCGCAGGTGCTCGAGCCGGTCGAGCATCGCATGCCCGTCGCGCGACGCCTTCTCCGCCTGGGCCGCCGATGTCCAGCGCAGGAACTCCTCGATGTCGGCACCGGCGATGAACGCATCGGCCTTTCCCGAGATGAGCACGGCGGCACGGACCTCGGGATCGCCCTCGAGGCGATCGAACAGTGCGAGGAACTCGTCCTTGACCGGCTGCGAGAACTTGTTGACCGGCTCCCCGGGGAGGTCGAATACCACGACGGCGACGCCGTCCTCCACGGTCAGCGATAGCGCACTCATTGGGACCTCACGAGAGGACGAGAAGACGAGAGGACGAGAGGACGAGACGACGAGAAGAGGAGACACCGAGCGGCCGGCGTCAGGCCCGGCGCCGCCTCGGTGCTCCTCGTCTTCCCGACTTCCCCTCTTCTGTTCACTGCCTCTCCACCACCATCGCGAAGCCCAGCCCGCCGGCCGCGCAGACGGTCATCAATCCGAACTGGCCACCACGGCGTGCGAGCTCGTTGCACAGGGTGGTGGTGATGCGGGCGCCGGTGGC is from Gemmatimonadetes bacterium SCN 70-22 and encodes:
- a CDS encoding pyridoxamine 5'-phosphate oxidase, producing MTLADLRREYTRASLDVADVDANPIVQFQHWFDEACRAEILEPNAMTLATVDADGRPSARIVLLKDVTARGFVFFTDYRSHKGQALAAHPVAALCFFWKEIERQVRVSGTVERISREESAAYYDSRPLGSRIGAWASVQSAVIPGREWLEEAVARVADTYASGDVPLPPHWGGYRVTPDELEFWQGRESRLHDRLRYRRADGGWSLERLSP
- a CDS encoding proline dehydrogenase, translating into MLRQTFLFLSHRQGIFRFVRNNRLARRFANRFVAGETIDDAVAAVRALNARGITATLDLLGESVTSATEARATADHYVELLDRIAAEGLDANVSCKLTAMGQDISDALCIENISRVLERARHHGSFVRLDMESSDYTERTLQLFRERLYPHFPAEVGIVLQSYLRRTAADISGAIDLQCRVRLCKGAYKEPATVAFPDKRDVDASYVAGMKRLMSEGKYPGLATHDEAIIEEAKRFAKEQDIAPDRFEFQMLYGVRRDLQDRLVREGYRMRVYVPYGTQWYPYLMRRLAERPANVAFMTGNIIKERLAARR
- a CDS encoding ribosome small subunit-dependent GTPase A, whose product is MRGVVLQGTGGQWQVRLGEGTTCIAALRGRVKHAAHLKLAVGDEVTLDHDDVTGAWAIGGILPRRSQLARRAPGGGRGERVVVANVDQVVVVFAAVKPEPNDKMLDRFLVIAEANGIAARIVVNKVDLAAPGQAAARFAPYAALGYPLHLTSTVSGEGMDALHDALRGRVSVLSGPSGVGKSSLLNALYPGLDLRVGAISESVNKGRHTTVGARMHPLPDGGYVVDTPGLREVGLWGLPSGALAQCFPEFVPSLAECRFADCRHVAEPHCGVREALEGGRVSPSRYESYVKLREELEAAERAW
- a CDS encoding multifunctional fatty acid oxidation complex subunit alpha, with translation MSALSLTVEDGVAVVVFDLPGEPVNKFSQPVKDEFLALFDRLEGDPEVRAAVLISGKADAFIAGADIEEFLRWTSAAQAEKASRDGHAMLDRLEHLRVPVVAAIHGACMGGGVEAALACAYRIATDHPRTVLALPEVQLGIFPGAGGTQRLPRTVGLQAALDMILTGKNVRARKAAQIGLVHEVVHPAILRQVAAQRAREIADGVRDRNPDARRRDASTLLLDANPLGRAFVMRKAREMTLARTRGNYPAPLAALEAIAAGFQDAEKGYREEARLFGEMAMTPVARELIGIFFATTALKKDSGVGDPPVSTAAVRKLGILGAGFMGAGIASVAVQQGTLVRLKDADLARVGKGLGAIRAVLEEGVAKRRLTRQQMADQLLLAGGTVDYSGFGNVDLVIEAVFEDLQVKQAVVREVEAVVPPHAIIASNTSTIPITRIAQASSRPERVLGMHFFSPVHKMPLLEVIVHARTSREVAASAVAYGKKLGKTVIVVQDAPGFYVNRILAPYLNEAGRLIDGGAAIDAVDAALLDFGFPVGPITLLDEVGLDIAGKSGAIFLEAFGERLAPSATLRAVVESGRLGRKGRQGFYRYDDKGKKGGVDATVYAFTPGGSQRIAVAAEEIQQRCVLGMVNEAVRCLEDGIIASPRDGDIGAVFGIGFPPFRGGPFRYVDAVGAGWVVDQLEELNSRFSGRFAPAELLVQVARRGGRFHAHGPGGL